The Anaeromyxobacter sp. Fw109-5 genomic interval CGAGCCTCCGCGTCCGCGAGCCGCTCGCGCGCGTGTGGGCGCCCTCCGCCGTCGCCATCCTCCTCGCGGAGCTCCTGGCGAACACCAGCTTCTACCCGCGCCTCGGCCGCTACCAGCCGGGGAGGGACCTCGCGGCCGCCGCGGAGGCGAGCGGCGTCGACTGGGAGCGCACGTTCTTCCTGGAGACCGTCTACCAGCCGTTCCAGTTCTACGCGGGGCGTGTCATCCCGCAGCTGGACTTCGCCGGCCTGCACCGCGAGGTCGCCGCCGGACGAGAGCTCTTCCTCGCCGTGTCCGCGGAGGAGGAGCGCCGCCTGCGCGACGAGGGCATCCCGCACGAGGTGCTCGCCACGAGCCCGAGCTGCCGGGTCCTCAACCTCACGGGAAAGTTCGTGAACCCGCGCACCCGCGACGGCACGTGCAAGACGGTGTTCCTGGTCGCCGCGGGGGCGAGCGCCCCGGACCACCGGCGCGTCGAGCCCGGTCGAACCGGCGACCGTCCGTAGGCGACGCACCGCCAGGACCCGAGCATCCGCTCCCCTCACCGCGGGGCCACGTGTAGGCTGTCCGGAACCCAGGAGCCTCCCAATGCGCCGCCTCCCGCGAACCCTGCTCGTCTCCACCCTCGCCCTCGCGCCTCTCCTCGAGGGCTGCCGCTGGTCGACGGTCGATTCCGGCCACCGCGGCATCGTGTTCAAGGCGCTCGGCGGCGGCACGAGCCGCGAGGTGCTGGGCGAGGGGCTGCACGTGATCCCGCTGTGGAACAGGATCATCCAGTACGACATGCGCGTGCACGAGATGAAGGAGCAGCTCTCCGTGCTCTCGTCGAACGGGCTGCCGCTGCGGGTCGAGGCGAGCGTCCGCTTCCGGCCGGAGCTCGAGGAGCTGTTCGAGCTGCAGACGCAGATCGGCCAGGACTACGACTCGAAGGTGATCGCGCCGATCGTGCGCTCCGAGGCGCGCAAGGTGTTCGGCCGCTACCAGCCGGAGGAGATCTACTCGACGAAGCGCGAGGAGATCGAGCAGCAGATCTACTCGGAGGTGACGCGCGCCCTGAAGGGCAAGCACGTCGTGGTCGAGGCGGTGCTCATCCGCGACGTGGACCTGCCGGAGGCCATCAAGACCGCCATCTCCGACAAGCTCGCCGAGGAGCAGCGCGCGCAGAAGATGAAGTTCACGCTCGACCGCGAGCGTCAGGAGGCGCAGCGCAAGCAGATCGAGGCCGAGGGCATCCTGAAGTACCAGAACATCGTGCGCCAGGGGCTCTCGGCCGAGTACCTGCAGTTCAAGGGGATCGAGGCCACCGAGCGGCTCGCGGCGAGCTCGAACGCCAAGATCGTGATCGTCGGCGGCGCGAAGGGCGGGCTGCCGCTCATCTTCCAGGGCGACAAGTAGGGACGCGCAGGGATCGATCCGGGCGGCGGCGCGCCGGCGCCGTGATCGCGGAGGCCTCGCCCGCTGTCGTGGAGTCGTCGACGTCACCGCAGCGCACCCCGCGAACGTCCGGGGACGCGCGGGCCTACGGCACCGCCGCCGCGTCGCGGACCAGGTCCGCGTAGCGGTTCACCGGGTCGGCCGGGTCGGTGCCGTCGCGCCAGTAGAACGTGTGCGGGTCCCACGCGTCGGGGCGGCCGTCGTAGGCGAACAGCCAGGGCGCGACGCCGGCGCCGCCGGCCGCGCGGATGCAGCGGAACCAGCCGCGGTAGATGGCGCGGCGATCCTCGAGCGGCAGCCCGTCGTTGCGGAGCGCCAGCTCCCCCACGAGGAGCGGCTTCCCGAGACGGCGGGCGGTCGCGATCCGCTCGGAGAGGAACCCCGCCCCGAAGAACGCGGCCCAGTCCGCGGGCACGCCCCACGCCTCCGGGTAGAGGTGCACGGTCGCGTAGTCCAGGTGCGGCGAGGCGGTGAGGAGCGCGAACTCCTCGGCGTCGAGCCCCTCCTCGCCCGAGCCGACGAGGTGCCCGGGCGCCTTCGCCTTCACGAGGGCGGCGAGCTCGTCCACCCAGGCGCGGAGCGCCTCGCGCGAGACGCCGTCCGCGCGCGGCTCGTTCACGAGCTCCCAGGCGAGCACGGCCGGGTGGTCGCCCCAGCGGAGGCCGTCCACCGTGCTGACGCGGTCGAGGAGCGTGGCGACGTGCGCGCGGAAGTGCTCGACCACCGCGCGCTCGGTGAAGAAGCGCGGATCGCCCTCGCGCGGCGCGGGGAGCCCCGCCCAGGCGACGTACTGGCGCTGCCCGCCGTAGGCGTCCCAGCGGTTCGCGAGCGGCAGCACCAGCCGGAGCCCGTGCACGCGGGCCCGCGCGAGGACGAGGTCCAGCCCGCGCAGGGCGACCTCGTCGTAGACCAGCGGCACCACCTGCATCGCGGTGTCCTGCGCGCCGTCGTTGAACGCGTTCGTGCGCAGGGCCCGAACGCCCAGGGCGGAGGCCTTCGCGAGCGTCTCCTCCACGGCGGCGGCCTCCGGATCGCCGCGGCGCAGCGCGCGGGTCGCCTCCTCCTGGAGGTAGTAGGCGTTCAGCGCGACGAGGTGGCCGTCCACGCCGGGCAGGACGAGCGGCGGCCCCTCCGCGCACGCGGCGGCCTCCGCCTCCAGATCCCGTCCGTCCTCGCACGCGGCCACGAAGAGCAAGATGATCGCGGGGGCCCCGGCGCGCACGGGTCCACCGAGGCGTCAGGCGTTGCGCCAGGCGCGCTCGGCGCGGAGCACGATCGCGCCGAGCGGCACGTCGAACGGCCAGGAGTCCGCGATCATGCGCCCGAGCCCCTCCCCGCGGTCGCGCTTCGGCGGGAGCGCCCCGTCGTCGAGGG includes:
- a CDS encoding prohibitin family protein, with protein sequence MRRLPRTLLVSTLALAPLLEGCRWSTVDSGHRGIVFKALGGGTSREVLGEGLHVIPLWNRIIQYDMRVHEMKEQLSVLSSNGLPLRVEASVRFRPELEELFELQTQIGQDYDSKVIAPIVRSEARKVFGRYQPEEIYSTKREEIEQQIYSEVTRALKGKHVVVEAVLIRDVDLPEAIKTAISDKLAEEQRAQKMKFTLDRERQEAQRKQIEAEGILKYQNIVRQGLSAEYLQFKGIEATERLAASSNAKIVIVGGAKGGLPLIFQGDK
- a CDS encoding cellulase family glycosylhydrolase, whose amino-acid sequence is MRAGAPAIILLFVAACEDGRDLEAEAAACAEGPPLVLPGVDGHLVALNAYYLQEEATRALRRGDPEAAAVEETLAKASALGVRALRTNAFNDGAQDTAMQVVPLVYDEVALRGLDLVLARARVHGLRLVLPLANRWDAYGGQRQYVAWAGLPAPREGDPRFFTERAVVEHFRAHVATLLDRVSTVDGLRWGDHPAVLAWELVNEPRADGVSREALRAWVDELAALVKAKAPGHLVGSGEEGLDAEEFALLTASPHLDYATVHLYPEAWGVPADWAAFFGAGFLSERIATARRLGKPLLVGELALRNDGLPLEDRRAIYRGWFRCIRAAGGAGVAPWLFAYDGRPDAWDPHTFYWRDGTDPADPVNRYADLVRDAAAVP